The DNA sequence CATCGGCATCGCGGTCTATCCCAATAGCGGCGAGACGGTCGATATGTTGATGAAGAATGCCGACGCCGCCATGTACGAAGCCAAGCAGAGCGGGCGTAATACCTATCGTTTCTTCGAGCCGGCCATGCACGCCAGCGCCATGCGTCATCTGCAGGTGCGGCAGGCCTTGCAGCAGGCCATCGCGGAGCAGCAGTTCCGCTTGCACTTCCAGCCCAAGTATCACGGCGCCAGCAAGGAGCTGACCGGCGTGGAAGCCTTGCTGCGCTGGCGTCATCCAGATCTGGGCGAGATGACCCCGTCCGAATTCATTCCCATTGCCGAACGCTCTGGCCAGATCCTGCCCATCGGTGATTGGGTGTTGCACGCGGTATGTACGCAGATCGCCCGCTGGGATGCGGCTGGGATGAAGCCGGTAAAAGTAGCCTTGAACCTGTCGCCGCTACAGATGCGCACGGATCTGGTGGAGAGTATTCTCAAGATGGTGGGGGCGACGGGCATCGCGCCACAGCGGCTGATGTTCGAGATCACCGAGACGGCGGCGATGAAGGATGTGGAACGTACCACGCAGGTGGTGCGCGAGCTGCAATCGCTGGGCTTCGACATTGCCATTGATGACTTCGGTACCGGCTATTCCAGCCTGGCTTATCTGGCGCAATTCCACTGTCGGCAGGTCAAGATCGATCGTTTCTTCACCTCGCGGCTGGACCAGGAAGATCATTCGGGGCGCGCCATCGTGGCCGCCATCATTGCACTGGCCCATGCCTTGCAGATGGAAGTGGTGGCCGAGGGGGTGGAAACCGAAGGGCAACTGCGCGAATTGCAGTTGCTGCACTGTGACCAGGTCCAGGGGTTCCTGTTGGGGCGACCGGCCGAAGCACCGACGGTCCCCGGCCTGATCGATGCCAGCAACGACGATCTGTTCGCTGCCGGCGGCCAGCTCAAACGTTGAGTTCGCCGCGCGCTGCACGTTGCTGGATCACGCGCAGATAGGCCAGCAGGCCCACCGCCACCAGCCCGAGGCTGACGCTATTGGCTGCCCAGAATCCGACCGGGCCGTGCAGGGCGGCCGGTGCCATGCCCAGCGGATCCAGACCAAGCACATAGCCGCCACCCAGCCCCACACCCCACAACGTGACTGCGTAGATCACGGTGGGCACCACCGCGACCTTGTAGGCACGCAGCACGAAGGCGGTGGTCACCTGCATCGAATCGAAGAGCTGGTAGAAGGCGATGTAGAGGAACAGCGGCAGTGCGGCACCGAGAATGACTGGATCGGGCGTGTAGGCATGAATGATGTGTACGCGCATGAACCACACGATCACGCCCATCACCGCCGACAGCGACACCGCCAGCCGGATTCCGGCGCGGCCGATCTTCCTGGCTTCGGCCATGTTGGCCCCGCCAATGGCTTGCGCCACCAGGGTGCTGGTAGCGCTGGCGATGGACAGCGGCAGCATGTAGAGCACGGTACCGACATTGCCGGCAATCTGGTGCCCGGCCACCGGTACCGCACCCAGGCGAGCGATAAAGACGGCCATGAGCGTGAAGGCGGTGACCTCGATGAAGTAGGACATGCCAATCGGAATGCCCAGCAGCAACAGGTTGCGCTGGATCTTCCACGAGGGAGCCACGAAACCGGTGCCGAACAGCTTGAGCGGACGATACAGCGGCAGGCGTGCCACCAGTAGCCAGGCGGCCAGCATCATCAGCCAGGCGATGACGGTGGTGGCAATGGCGCAGCCAGGACCGCCGAAGGCAGGCAAGCCCAGGCCACCAAAGATCAGCAGGGCATTCAGGGGCAGCTTGAGTGCCAATCCGCCAACCTGCAGCGCCATGACCATCTTGGGGCGCGCCATGGCTGTATTGAGCGATGAATAGACGCGGAACAATAGCGTCGCCGGCAGGGCCAGTGCTTCGATGCGCAGATACAGCGTGGCCTTGCCCACCAGTTCCGGCGAGGCCTTGGCAAAGGCGAGCAAAAGCGGGGCGAACATCAGCACCAGCGACCCGACGATGGACAGCAGCACGGCCAGCCACATGCCCTGCTTGACCTCGTTGCCAATCTCATCCAGGCGTCCGGCGCCGAACAGTTGACCGATGGTCGGCTGCAATGCCTGCAGCACGCCCGACAATCCCACGAAGACGCTGATGTAGATCGACACGCCCAACGCTAGCGCCCCCAGGTCCAGCGCCGAGAAGCGCGAGACCATCACGGTATCGATGACGCCATTGGCGATGATGGCCAGTTGGCCGATCAACAGCGGCCAGGCCAGCCGCGCTATGCGGCCGACGTGGTGGCGGGAGGAGAGGGCGGGCAGTTCTTTTGTCACGCAGGAAGAGAGGCTTTCAACGAGGAGGCCGGTGCGTCATCAACGACCGGCACGGCGATAGAGGCGGAAGCGTTCGTCGCGGTCCGAGGGGCGGCGGCCTTCCCACACCATGCGCCAGTTGCCAGGGTATTGGCGCAGCATGAGGGAAGCGTCCTGATTGCTGATGTCATCTTGCAGCAGCAGGTAGTCGCAGCCTTGCTCGTGCTCATCGGCAAAGCGCACGTTGCCGAAGTAGGCGAAGGAGGCGCGCTGGGCCGGGCCCACATTGGTCTGCACGCATTGCTTGACCGAGCCCAGCTTGGATTCGATCTGTTCGGCCACGCCCGCATAGCTCTTGCCGTAGTTGACCCAGGGTAGCCACAGCGTCATCAGCAACACCCAGCACAGGATCACGCCGCCTGACGACAGCACCACGGCGCGCCACAGCACCGAGGGCCGGCGCGAGATGCGCCAGTGCACCACCACGATCCAGGCGACGGTGGCGGCCACGGCGATGGCTAGCGATATCCACTCGAAGCCGGGTTTGAAGCCGGGCGCAAGCTTGTAGGCATTGCGCGCTATCTTTGTCGGCCAGCCGGTTTCCTTGGCGATCCAGCCGATCCAGATGAAGGCGGCCGAGGTCGTCAGGGTCATCACCGAGAACCAGTCCACTGCATTGATGGCGCCGCGTTTCATGGTCGGCAGACCGAAGGCGGCCAGGATGGCCAGCGCCGGCAGCAGTGGCAGCAACATGCCTTCTTCGCGATGGACGTTGATGAGCACCAGCAAGGTAATGGGAATGAGGAAGGCCAGCGGCAGCGCGATATGCAGCGAACCCAACTGGCGCCGCCAGGCATACAGCGCCCAGCCGGCGAAGGGCCACGCAGGCCAGGCGAACCAGACACCATACTTGCCCAGGAAGGCCAGGGTGGATAGCGTGGGGCGGTTCAACTGGTAGATGTTCCAGCTCATCCACAGGTCGAACTGGCTGGCCGCCTCGCTCGGCGCCCATTGGTGTAGCGCCAGTATCCAGGCAGCGCT is a window from the Herbaspirillum rubrisubalbicans genome containing:
- a CDS encoding MATE family efflux transporter, whose protein sequence is MTKELPALSSRHHVGRIARLAWPLLIGQLAIIANGVIDTVMVSRFSALDLGALALGVSIYISVFVGLSGVLQALQPTIGQLFGAGRLDEIGNEVKQGMWLAVLLSIVGSLVLMFAPLLLAFAKASPELVGKATLYLRIEALALPATLLFRVYSSLNTAMARPKMVMALQVGGLALKLPLNALLIFGGLGLPAFGGPGCAIATTVIAWLMMLAAWLLVARLPLYRPLKLFGTGFVAPSWKIQRNLLLLGIPIGMSYFIEVTAFTLMAVFIARLGAVPVAGHQIAGNVGTVLYMLPLSIASATSTLVAQAIGGANMAEARKIGRAGIRLAVSLSAVMGVIVWFMRVHIIHAYTPDPVILGAALPLFLYIAFYQLFDSMQVTTAFVLRAYKVAVVPTVIYAVTLWGVGLGGGYVLGLDPLGMAPAALHGPVGFWAANSVSLGLVAVGLLAYLRVIQQRAARGELNV
- a CDS encoding ArnT family glycosyltransferase: MKPVRLPAAATNALPRMALLALALLYILPGLIGRDPWKNEDATSFGIMWTMAHGTLADWLTPNVAGLPLPAESPLAYWFGAICIRLLGWLLGDPLAARVSTIGCFLVGSLSIWYTTYLLGRRPEAQPLKLAFGGQPEPKDFGRTLADGAFLIYLGFLGLLLHSHETSPKTLQIALVAYAMFGAVRVFDAGKLRHGIWLGLALGMLVLTYGWLLPAGVLIALLVLAALRKDLRALGLLLLLALPLSLFISAAWILALHQWAPSEAASQFDLWMSWNIYQLNRPTLSTLAFLGKYGVWFAWPAWPFAGWALYAWRRQLGSLHIALPLAFLIPITLLVLINVHREEGMLLPLLPALAILAAFGLPTMKRGAINAVDWFSVMTLTTSAAFIWIGWIAKETGWPTKIARNAYKLAPGFKPGFEWISLAIAVAATVAWIVVVHWRISRRPSVLWRAVVLSSGGVILCWVLLMTLWLPWVNYGKSYAGVAEQIESKLGSVKQCVQTNVGPAQRASFAYFGNVRFADEHEQGCDYLLLQDDISNQDASLMLRQYPGNWRMVWEGRRPSDRDERFRLYRRAGR